The nucleotide window GCCGGGGTCTCGGCGACGGCAGCTCGGGCGCGGGTGGCGGCCGGGATGCGCCTGACGCAGAGCATGTGCACCATCGCCGAGTGCGCGCCCGGCGGCGACGGCCCCGCCaccgcccggccccgcctcgTCAAGATCGCGGTGGTGGGGGGCAGCGGCGTGGGCAAGACAGGTGAggggcagcgccgggccgggcgggcggggggctggcggcggcggagcgcggCTAATGGTGCCTGTCTGTGCCTGCCCGCAGCGCTCGTGGTGCGGTTCCTCACCCGGCGGTTCATCGGCGACTACGAGCGGAACGCAGGTAGGCGGGCGGCGGCGAGGCTTTGTCCCTTCCCGCCGGGACGGGGTCGGGCGGGGGCACCGCGGGGCGGCGGAGCGCGGCCCCGGCCGCTGTGCTGCCGGTGGGGGCCTCCCCTgaggctgcctgggctgggggggcgaGCCCTGAGGGAGAGCGGGGCCCCAGCGCTGAGCCGGGCACAGGTGGGGCGGGCAGAGCTCGCTCCTTCGCCCGGGGCTGGCAGCGACCCTGATCCCCGGGGTTCCGCGGCTGCTGGAGCCCTGAtagccccttccctgcccgcTCTGCTCGCAGCCCTCGGAAAGGGGCAcgccaggcacagccacatgCGGTTTGTGGTGGCAGCAGATCTAGGGATGGGTTGTACTGCAGGTCTCGGGCAGAATTTGCTTGATGTGGTGGAAGTACCTCTTTTTTGAAGGAGTCTTTTAgctaaaagcagaaaacattctGTAAACCTTCTGCTGTATTGTTCTCTGCAAACtgagtgccagcagctgcatggGCTAGGCAGAGCCGGTCataaaggggaaaatggagaggTGATGTGACATACCTCATTCAGTGAGTACAGTGCAGAGTCTGAACTAATGCCCGTGTAAAATAGACAGCTTTCTGTTGAGGAAATTACTTGAAAAAGCCAAACAACAACCAACCCAGAAAATCTTACAGGCCACCTAACAGGGAGCCAAAAATGTATTTGTcttggtttagggcaaatttggaagaaaactttaaaaggggAGCTTCATTAAATGATGGAAATACTAAATGACaagaaaactgcttttctgtGGAATGAAATAGAGTTGTTTTGCACTCTTACCTTTATCATTCAAGATAAGACAGTCTTTAAGAGTGTTAAAAGTTCCAGGTTGCCTACCATTTGATGCCCAGCTTCAATACAAGCAAATTCATCATTAAATCCCAGGTTTCTAGCAATAAATATTGTTAACACCCAAAAAGCTTATAGCACTAGTTTCTTGCTTCATGAGGGGTGATATGACTTTCCCTACACAACCAATGGGTAGCAGAAGTAACATTTGTCTATAGAGTGGTGACTGTACCTGTGAACCTGTTGGTGTTCTTGTCAGGTAATCTCTACAGCAGGCACATCCAGGTAGATGGAGAGATGTTGGCTATCCAAGTGCAAGATACTCCAGGAGTTCAGGTGAGCTAGATGCAACCATGCTACCAGAGTAGCTCTAAATGTTTGTGCGCTTGCATCCCTCTGTGCAGCATCTTGTTGTGGTCTTTCTTTAAAACGTTTTGCTGCGTGTTTCAGAGTTTGGTGTTCCTTGTGGGAGAGGTCGTAACTTGTGTTTGAACCAGTCAAGCCAGCTGTTGAGAGACTGTTTCAATGAATCATTTGTGCATTGGAAGCCCGTTACTTCTGAGTGGCTGAATTACTGAAGTGCCTTGTTCCTGTATATTGGGAACATTAGGCACAAATCCAGAAACAATTCAAAGTGGTATATGTGAAAGATGGtatatgagaaaataaatgtcaTGACCACTGCCCAACAAGCTTCATAAATGTGTATGGCAGAGTGAAGTCTGCTACATTGTGGCTGTGCTCATTAGTGTGTCACAGGCTGAAGTTTTAAATGTATAGACCTGAGTAATGCTGGACTGTTGCCTTTTTGAACTGGGCAACACTCCAGGTCTAAATGCTTCCAGCTCATATCTTTGCTTCCCCAGACTTACTGTCTAGCCAGTTAATTTCCCATTCTGTGGAACTACAAAGTCTTTCTCTGCATGCAGAACTACTCAGGTCAATTTTCCATTTGAGTATAGCAAACTCCAGTGTTAAATTCCAGCTTTTTGCAGCTGAATCAACATCTGCATTTACTCGCTATGCTCAGATTAAGTTCATACTTACCATGTGAAATCCAAATATATGTCTGAAGCTGTAAAATGCTATTTGGCTTTACAGAGTCCTGAAGACAGGTTTCTTTAATCTTTTGTGACTTCAGCTATCTAATTTGAGACTATTCATTTTTCAGATCCATGAACACAGTCTGGATTGTAATGAGCAGCTGAACAGATGCATTCGCTGGGCAGATGCCCTGGTGATTGTCTTCTCCATCACTGACTATAAGAGCTTTGAACTACTCAGTCACCTTTACCATCATGTTCGACAGCTGCACCCAGGGAACCTGCTCCCTGTCGTCATTGTGGCAAACAAAGCTGATCTCTTGCATATCAAAGAGGTGGAGCCTCAGCAGGGACTTCAGCTGGCCAATATGCTGGGCTGTACTTTCTATGAAGTATCTGTCAGTGAAAACTATAATAACGTCTTCAATGCCTTCCATCTCCTCTGTAAAGAAGTCAATAAACAGCAAATAACCAGCACCCCTGAGAGGAGGAGAACCTCTCTTATTCCACGGCCAAAATCACCCAACATGCAGGATCTGAAGAGAAGGTTTAAGCAAGCTTTGTCTGCCAAAGTGAGGACTGTCACTTCTGTTTGACAGCACAGCCCTTGGTCTACCCAATGTTTAGCTTGAGATTGAAACCTGGGGTGTTTAACATTGGCACATGTAGAATCCAAGATATTGTGAAAGGAGGATGGTTTGAGTAGCCTTTTGCATGGTAGAAGTCTTTAAGCAGTTgcttaaaaaaagaacagtatCAGCttagaaaaggggaaaaaataaaaccacctgAAAAAGTTATACTTTGCAACTTGCTGAACAgatattttcatttggaaaggGACCTTTTCAGTAAATGAAACCATTTGCCTTTTCCCCAGTTGGACAGATTTGGCTTTCATTTGTGCAGAAACAACTTTTTTGCTGTAACTCAACTTGAGCAGGGAAGTGCCCTGAACTGCAGGTCCCTGCTCAGAAGTAACCACTTGAGTTTTCTTCTCACATGGATGAAGGACAGCATGATGCAACTGTTTAATTTTATTGCACAGTAGAACTGGTTTTGTTCTGtgtatttcaaaacaaataagcaaacatCAAATGGTTCTGT belongs to Zonotrichia leucophrys gambelii isolate GWCS_2022_RI chromosome 4, RI_Zleu_2.0, whole genome shotgun sequence and includes:
- the RASL11B gene encoding ras-like protein family member 11B; translated protein: MRLTQSMCTIAECAPGGDGPATARPRLVKIAVVGGSGVGKTALVVRFLTRRFIGDYERNAGNLYSRHIQVDGEMLAIQVQDTPGVQIHEHSLDCNEQLNRCIRWADALVIVFSITDYKSFELLSHLYHHVRQLHPGNLLPVVIVANKADLLHIKEVEPQQGLQLANMLGCTFYEVSVSENYNNVFNAFHLLCKEVNKQQITSTPERRRTSLIPRPKSPNMQDLKRRFKQALSAKVRTVTSV